The following coding sequences lie in one Mus musculus strain C57BL/6J chromosome 11, GRCm38.p6 C57BL/6J genomic window:
- the Olfr23 gene encoding olfactory receptor 23: MPGKNQTVISRFILLGLPIPPEHQHLFYALFLAMYLTTVLGNLVIIVLIHLDSHLHTPMYLFLSNLSFTDLCFSTVTMPNFLQNMQSQVSSIPYAGCLAQMYFFLFFGDVESLLLVAMAYDRYVAICFPLHYTRIMSPNLCVSMVLLSWALTTLCAMLHTLLLTRLSFCKNNVIPHFFCDLSALLKLACSDIHINELMIMIIGALVVILPFLLIIVSYAHIVSSILKVPSTRGIHKVFSTCGSHLSVVSLFYGSVIVLYLCPSSNNSTVKDTVMSMMYTVVTPMLNPFIYSLRNRDMKEALKRVLQKKIKLSSNYGNYISDVFIK; encoded by the coding sequence ATGCCTGGAAAGAACCAAACTGTCATCTCCCGGTTCATCCTCCTGGGCCTGCCCATACCACCAGAGCACCAGCACCTGTTCTATGCCCTGTTCCTGGCCATGTACCTCACCACTGTCCTGGGGAACCTCGTCATCATTGTCCTCATTCATCTGGACTCCCAtctccacacacccatgtacttgtTTCTCAGCAACTTGTCCTTCACTGACCTCTGCTTTTCTACTGTCACAATGCCCAATTTCCTGCAAAACATGCAGAGCCAAGTATCATCCATTCCCTATGCAGGCTGCCTTGCACAAatgtacttctttttgttttttggtgatgTTGAGAGTTTACTCCTTGTTGCCATGGCCTATGACCGTTATGTGGCCATCTGCTTCCCTCTTCATTATACCAGAATCATGAGCCCAAACCTCTGTGTGAGTATGGTGCTGCTGTCCTGGGCACTGACAACATTGTGTGCCATGTTGCACACTTTGCTCTTAACTAGGTTGTCTTTCTGTAAAAACAATGTGATCCCCCATTTTTTCTGTGACCTTTCTGCTCTCCTGAAGCTGGCCTGCTCTGATATTCACATTAATGagttaatgataatgataattgGAGCACTTGTTGTTATACTTCCATTTCTACTCATCATAGTGTCTTATGCGCACATTGTCTCCTCCATTCTCAAAGTCCCTTCAACTCGAGGCATCCACAAGGTCTTCTCCACTTGTGGTTCTCATCTGTCTGTGGTGTCACTGTTCTATGGGTCAGTCATTGTTCTGTACTTATGTCCATCATCTAATAACTCTACTGTGAAGGATACTGTCATGTCTATGATGTACACTGTGGTGACTCCCATGCTGAACCCCTTCATCTACAGCCTTAGGAACAGAGACATGAAGGAAGCTCTAAAAAGAGtgcttcaaaagaaaataaaactctctTCTAACTATGGTAACTACATTTCAGATGTTTTTATAAAGTAA